Genomic window (Culex pipiens pallens isolate TS chromosome 3, TS_CPP_V2, whole genome shotgun sequence):
CGACCGCCAGCGCATTTTGGAGCTGTCGCGCAAGATGGGCTTCCTGACCGGGTACGAAACCACGGCCATGGAGAATGCCCACGTGGACGCGGTGCTAATTCTGGGCGAAGTGTTCAGCGTGGagggtgagtttgagtttgGCAAGCAAAGCACCACCAAGAAGATTGCCGCGCTGGTTCCGGTTATGATCGCCCATCGGTTGTGTCCTCCGCCGGAGGAAATCTACTCGCTGCACCGTAAGCTGTCCGGAGTGTTCTTGCTGTGCGCCAGGTTAAACGCCAAGATTGACTGCCGGCCCCTGTTCAAAGAGGTTGCGAGCAACTATAAATTCGACTAAATAGTATTTATTAGAGAGAAATAAAAGTGTTGCAGTTTTGCAAGATCAGCTTAAGATTTATTTCGCGCTTATTCCTTCGATCGTAACCCTCTCTTCTGCAGTGCCTGTTTGACGCAGATCATAATATCGATCGCCAACTGGCAGCGATCCTCGTTCTCAACCCCTATGCATTCGTCTGCAGCTTCCTCGACGATGCGCTGTCTCAGCTGGTCCGTTCCAACGACCACCCGCATAAGTGCCAGATAGCCTTCCTTCAGGAATCGCCTCCCGTCCGAAACGCCATGCTGCTGCTGAACACACGACTGCAGACACTTCTGAACCCTCGTTACGGGCTCAACCGCCGTTATCAGACCCTCAACGTCCCCATCGGAGGCACCTTCCCGTTCCTTGCAACTTTGCGCCAAATTTCGTCGTATTTCAAGCACCTCATCGTCTGTCTGGAATTGATGCAACTGTTGTACACGCCCTAGCCTCACAGTTCAACGTGGTTACCTGCGCAAAAGCGTGAGCAGCTAGGAAAAACACCACAGCGACCGCTAATTGCCAACGATTCATCTTATCTTTTTTCGCACCGTCTGACACGCAAAACAATACACTGCCGAATGGTTGCCCTCGCGGTTTCTCGTTGggtatttataaacttttgtttgaACGTACCCCAACTACTCGCATTCTTTTGAGGCACATAAAGTGGTTCTAAGAGTTCAATCATTTATATGCAAAGCTTTCCCGCTTCAGTGACATCTTGGtcaaattattgtaattatgtATCTTTATTATACAACAATCAGGGCCACTTTTCATCTCAAGAACATTAACATCCATACCAGGGGTGCCAAAAAGATGCTTGGTCTAAGCGTTCGAGACTTGAATGGTGATTCGAATCCTCCTTCCACtttgggattcgaactgacgtgctttggattgcgagtccaactgcTGACCTGATACGGGACGACTTCATACTAGATTTTGGAAATGTCCGACAGATTAAAGATTAACCTTTCACTATTACACCATCAAATTTAGACAGATTCTGCCAGGCAGATTGGCACTGACCTAATGAGCTAACCTCTTAACAAAGCAGTGGACGACTCATTTAAACGACGATTTGAAAGAGGACCCTCGTCACACTTTAGTCATTATATGAAAGTTAAGATTTGTTTCTCCAAAAAATCTCAGAATCATGGCTGACGAGTCGGTGAGTCAACGAATAATCTCTGCGGTAAAATTCACGCACAAGGCCTGGCTACGTTAACGTTCGTGATGCTTCCATGCATTCTAATGGAatggcacactataaatggtaaTGAATTAAAGGAATAAGACTAAACGTATtctaacctaaggcattctccgGGATTCCTTCggaagattggctgcgctagggtttattatattagattagagaaaaaaaaaaacagattaaacGAATAGCTCATTCAATCCCAAAAACATTGGGAACCTCTGACTTACACtgtcaagaagaagaaaaaacaaaaatataaaacatttgctTTGCCGCTTGATTTGCAACTAATTTGTCGACTGGTGTTGCAGACCAGTGTGATTTTCCCACCAATTTCTAAGcggattgtttaaaaaagacCTTGAAACGGTAATGAAAACGAACGGGTAAAGCTATAAAGAACAGCTACACTGTGTAGAGTAAAATATTATGAACCGAGATATCCCATcggagatttaaaaataaaaaactatcggtgaaaattgcgtttctCGAAATGTTTAGGTTTTTAACTGACCTAACCCTACAGGTCGATCGatctttagaaaaaatatttgttatagcagatttttagggaaaattattatctttaaaaccttttaaaagtttgtacaaaagggtgtaatatggatttaaatgaaatattacATTTTATTACCTCAATTGCCAATAATATAATTTGTGAATTTACATATTTCATTACCAATTTGTAAATTCACAAATTTGCCCcgatttagaaattttgctcTTGCCTCGCATGCactaaatcaaacatttatatatatttatttttctatacaTTGTTTATTGTTCCTAGAAATATCCAACCTGTATAATCTCTAGCTGCTCGGAGTTGGGCACGCGCCAGATAACTTGCATTAAGTGCATAATTAATGTGATCAATTCTATCCCAGCACAATCAAACTGTGTTTGATCGCATTCGCTAATCAATATTTAAGACTAACGGTgtgttagtttttatttaattaaaaaaattcatagacaatgattttgttttgttttaactaccgtcagtgggagtgacattgggtctggggggtgagattggttcAAAGTGATGTTTTACGGagtttaccatttctcaggctcttctcaatgaaacttcgctgaaaaatctcgttcctagaacacatcctgttattttggtagCTGTTTAATGTtgtggtacgtttttggccaaaaatgatccctcgaaaaatcattttccaaaaaaatttgttggatttgctcgaaaactacccaaatgtttgaaaatcattaCTACAAaaattgtagcatgtcaatacgattccctcgaacaaggaacttgtttttaccatatcgttgcatttgagcatcattttagtttcatttgacccaatgtcaccccctctaagggatgagattgggtcaattttcaaactatgtaTTGACATTTAaagtagtgttcatcaaaatccaccatattttgggaaaatgttagtaaactatctaagaaaaaatctacgttgaaagattttcgatgtcatttaaatttattttgttgttaaaaaattACGAGATGTGTATTGGTTTTTTagccatagtcacccccactgacggaataatatataaaattcaagcaggtttggccgaatggttaagcTGTCCGCTTAGTGAGCGGAAGATCATAGGTTCGATtctcatctgctccaaccttccatcgtaTGGGGAAATAAAATGTCGGTCACGGCcatggttgttgttaggccgttaagtcattccaagtgtgggagtcgtctccacgctataagtacaaacaacacaccaaaccataTGCTCCGGTGGCATCGCTGGCGGTGGtttgactcacaatccaaacCAAAGCTCGTCAGTTTGAACCCTGGGATGGGAGGTTCCTTGGAGAGagaaagacctgggggtcgtttaaagtggatggtttgagtttttgatATCAGTTTCACTAGTTCAAATAAAATcggtattatattttatattatagTTGCACAATTAAGTAGTTCACATTATTTGACCAGTTAACTACAAAAACAaggttttaaatgttattttctcACTTAAATACAACGACACAGACAGGATGATTAACTGTTAGAAACAGGTTTTTGCTGTTTTCGCTTGAAGGCAAGTCAATTTACAGCCTCTAACTATCATTCAATAGACAGCTTATACCAATCAATAATATCTTTTAACTACTCGTCATAATGTATTAACCCTCTCCCAACCCCACCTTCAAcggagacaaatttaaaatttcgcccaaaataaaattttcaaccattttttgttttccaaaacCATTGAAAAGAAGCTCTTTGGATtacaaatcaaataaataaacagtAAGACAAAAATCTTAAACAAGTCAAGAATGTTTTTGAGTAACAAAAAGGTTTTACAAAAGtgaaactgaaaaaactaattgaaaattgagtacagtcatccctcatattcggaactggttacagatcggccaatgttcaaaaaatcatagcaaatcgataattgaacctaATGATTCGCctcgtgggtctcgtggcgcaggggtagcggcttcggctgccgatcccgatgatgctatgagacgcggattcgattcccgccttatccactgagcttctatcggatggtgaagtaaaacgtcggtcccggtttctcctgtctcgtcagaggcgctggagcagaaatcccacgttagaggaaggccatgccccggggggcgtagtgccaatagtttcgtttcgattCGCCTTTACCTTCATCTGATAGcctttcttgcgatctttcgaatgctatatggaacaactgcaaattttaactattttatgaagtttttaaagaaaaaactttgacccttgaaatccacaaatttggaacactttattcttacagatgtaaacaaactttgattctctTCAGGCAAacatattttctacaaaataataACTTCACACACtggaaccaatgaaactcaagctaagtaatgttttatggatggtttgataacttttttgtgaatgtatcagttaaattcaggtgttccataattgtaagaggcacaataacatcccacaaatatggaacaggcaatttggaggcagtgttttgatTCTCGGAATAAAATCGTCTTGAAATacagttttttgtttaagaagtactacttttactagtgaaatagcaagaggaTGTCCAAAttaaggtcctaaaaatagtagggtcgacagaaaagatgcatttggcgtgctattgacaaattatcacaaaagtgttccgaatttgtgggtgttccgaatatgtgggatgactgtagttgAAGCTAAAGTAAATACGTTTACAAGTGACTTTGGTTCGATTTATTGTGAATTCCGCTTGATT
Coding sequences:
- the LOC120417152 gene encoding general odorant-binding protein 19d-like, producing the protein MNRWQLAVAVVFFLAAHAFAQTDDEVLEIRRNLAQSCKEREGASDGDVEGLITAVEPVTRVQKCLQSCVQQQHGVSDGRRFLKEGYLALMRVVVGTDQLRQRIVEEAADECIGVENEDRCQLAIDIMICVKQALQKRGLRSKE